Proteins encoded in a region of the uncultured Paludibaculum sp. genome:
- a CDS encoding PfkB family carbohydrate kinase, whose product MSAAPEFDVVGVGLNATDTMIVIPHFPAYGGKVPFLDEMFSPGGQVASAMVCCSALGLKAKYIGTIGDDQRGDIQWQSLEGSGVNLDHVQRRVNCPNQSAYILIDQTTGERTVFWSRSDCLRLEPDEITPEMITCARLLHIDGHDTPAVAHAARIARQHGIPVTVDVDTLYKGFENVLPNVDYLITSSEFPERWTGEADPMKALTLLQDSFGMKVAAMTLGAHGALARVGGRFVYSPAFVVNCLDTTGAGDVFHGAFCYSVVKGFEIGEALEFANAMAALNCTAMGARGGISPESEARALIARGERRTKSEFKAYRI is encoded by the coding sequence ATGAGCGCCGCGCCGGAGTTCGATGTCGTCGGAGTCGGACTCAATGCCACCGACACCATGATCGTGATTCCGCACTTCCCCGCCTACGGTGGCAAGGTGCCTTTTCTGGACGAGATGTTCAGCCCCGGCGGCCAGGTGGCCAGTGCCATGGTCTGCTGCTCCGCCTTGGGCCTCAAGGCGAAGTACATCGGCACCATCGGCGACGATCAGCGTGGCGACATCCAGTGGCAAAGCCTGGAGGGCTCTGGCGTGAACCTCGACCACGTCCAACGCCGCGTCAATTGCCCGAATCAGTCCGCTTACATCCTCATCGATCAGACCACCGGCGAGCGAACCGTCTTCTGGAGCCGGTCGGATTGCCTGCGGCTGGAGCCCGACGAGATCACGCCGGAGATGATCACCTGCGCGCGCCTGCTCCACATCGATGGCCACGACACGCCGGCCGTAGCCCATGCCGCCCGCATCGCCCGGCAACACGGCATCCCCGTCACCGTCGACGTCGACACCCTCTACAAAGGTTTCGAGAACGTCCTGCCCAATGTCGACTACCTCATCACCTCCAGCGAATTCCCGGAACGTTGGACCGGCGAGGCCGATCCCATGAAGGCCCTCACCCTGCTGCAGGACTCCTTTGGTATGAAGGTCGCGGCCATGACGTTGGGCGCCCACGGAGCGCTGGCCCGCGTCGGCGGCCGCTTCGTCTACTCCCCCGCCTTCGTCGTGAACTGCCTGGATACCACCGGTGCCGGAGACGTCTTCCACGGAGCCTTCTGCTACTCTGTGGTGAAAGGCTTCGAAATTGGTGAAGCTCTGGAGTTTGCAAACGCAATGGCTGCTCTGAATTGCACGGCCATGGGCGCCCGCGGCGGCATTTCACCGGAATCTGAAGCCCGCGCTCTCATCGCCCGCGGTGAGCGCCGCACCAAGTCGGAGTTCAAGGCTTACCGGATCTGA
- a CDS encoding rhomboid family intramembrane serine protease — protein sequence MIPIHDSQRSFSKPVMTTLIIGLNALAFLFELSFDPFTRNDLIAVLGFVPDHFRWITLFTSMFLHSGWMHLLGNMLFLWVFGDNIEDILGRMNFLVFYLLCGVAAAMGQYLINPDSRIPMVGASGAIAGVMGAYMVKFPHARITMIGWFIIIFSFDLPAYVVLLYWFALQFFSGFGAISDVQSRGGGIAFFAHVGGFLAGMALIHLFKTRDLYRQRRDLLW from the coding sequence ATGATCCCGATTCACGATTCGCAGCGCAGCTTCTCCAAGCCGGTGATGACCACCCTCATCATCGGCCTGAACGCGCTCGCGTTCCTGTTCGAGCTCTCCTTCGACCCCTTTACCCGCAACGACCTCATCGCCGTCCTCGGTTTCGTGCCCGATCACTTCCGCTGGATCACCCTGTTCACCTCCATGTTCCTCCACAGCGGGTGGATGCATCTGCTGGGTAACATGTTGTTTCTATGGGTGTTCGGCGACAATATCGAGGACATCCTGGGCCGCATGAACTTCCTGGTCTTCTATCTGCTCTGCGGTGTGGCCGCAGCCATGGGCCAGTACCTGATCAACCCTGACTCGCGCATCCCCATGGTCGGCGCCAGCGGCGCCATCGCCGGCGTCATGGGCGCCTACATGGTGAAGTTCCCGCACGCGCGCATCACCATGATCGGCTGGTTCATCATCATCTTCTCCTTTGATTTGCCCGCCTACGTGGTGTTGCTCTACTGGTTCGCCCTCCAATTCTTCAGCGGCTTCGGAGCCATCTCCGACGTCCAGTCGCGCGGCGGCGGCATCGCTTTCTTCGCCCACGTCGGTGGCTTCCTGGCCGGCATGGCGCTCATCCATCTCTTCAAAACACGCGACCTCTACCGCCAGCGTCGCGACCTGCTCTGGTAA
- the bshB1 gene encoding bacillithiol biosynthesis deacetylase BshB1, with translation MFYPPLLDLENAPALDVLAIAAHPDDIEQTCGGALLKMAEMGYVTGALDLTAGDMGTRGSPELRMEEARKAASILRLDFRENLQMPDARLENSIPLRMTLMGVIRRLKPKVLILPYWEARHPDHYVASILGFEAAFLSGIRKMDDLAEPHRPFKVVYASSYATVAPSFVMDITPYFERRMESLFAYESQYGETAQGAGLFPKKEEIHDRLRSIARYYGNLIGAKYGEPYVVKETMKVDDLVSMGVRSF, from the coding sequence ATGTTCTACCCACCCCTGCTCGACCTGGAAAACGCGCCCGCTCTCGATGTGCTGGCCATTGCCGCCCACCCCGACGACATCGAACAGACCTGCGGCGGCGCCCTGCTGAAGATGGCCGAGATGGGCTATGTCACCGGCGCGCTCGATCTCACCGCCGGCGACATGGGCACTCGTGGCTCACCCGAACTCCGCATGGAAGAGGCTCGCAAAGCCGCCTCCATCCTGCGTCTGGACTTCCGCGAAAACCTCCAGATGCCCGATGCCCGGCTGGAGAACAGCATCCCGCTGCGCATGACCCTGATGGGCGTCATCCGCCGGCTGAAGCCCAAAGTGCTGATCCTCCCCTACTGGGAAGCCCGCCACCCCGACCACTACGTGGCCTCCATTCTCGGCTTTGAGGCTGCTTTCCTCTCCGGCATCCGCAAGATGGACGATCTGGCCGAACCGCACCGGCCCTTCAAAGTTGTCTATGCGTCCAGCTACGCCACCGTGGCTCCGTCGTTTGTCATGGACATCACGCCCTACTTCGAACGCCGCATGGAATCCCTCTTCGCCTACGAATCCCAGTACGGCGAAACCGCCCAAGGGGCCGGCCTCTTCCCCAAAAAGGAAGAGATCCACGACCGCTTGCGGTCCATCGCCCGCTACTACGGCAACCTGATCGGAGCCAAGTACGGCGAACCCTACGTCGTCAAGGAAACCATGAAGGTGGATGACCTGGTGTCGATGGGCGTACGATCGTTCTGA
- a CDS encoding cupin domain-containing protein: MSQGTIVRAAAGQAQFSPDRMGKVSLAAADHLYAGLNCLLPGQQHQAHTHADQDKMYVVLDGAGEVQLGEELSAVTAGDLILAPAGVLHGIHNTGVDPLVVLVVFSPPPVRK; encoded by the coding sequence ATGTCGCAAGGAACTATCGTTCGTGCCGCCGCCGGCCAGGCTCAGTTTTCTCCAGACAGGATGGGCAAGGTCTCACTGGCCGCGGCGGATCATCTCTACGCCGGGCTGAACTGCCTGCTGCCCGGGCAGCAGCACCAGGCTCATACCCATGCCGACCAGGACAAGATGTACGTCGTCCTCGACGGAGCCGGAGAAGTCCAACTGGGCGAAGAACTCTCGGCCGTGACCGCGGGTGACCTCATCCTCGCGCCCGCCGGCGTCCTACACGGCATCCATAACACTGGGGTCGACCCGCTGGTCGTCCTCGTCGTCTTCAGTCCGCCGCCGGTCCGCAAATGA
- a CDS encoding serine hydrolase: protein MIRPALLLLLAAAAFGQESGVQSLASKALAAELTRIEQESGGQLGLAAICPEKNLRIGWRATDRFPLAELAHLPVAIRTMALMEAGLLPFRKWVRVEPGSYVSGHSPIRDRYPEGAVLTIGQLLRYAIAENDASASDVLLTLSGGPQPLTSTMQRLVKDGLRVDRTTKEMRADLEKLGPQAIAADPRDSTTPEAYTALLTLVHRRMLLKPKPAELLLTWLSEASQSPQRLKALLPADVRVWHLPATCGAKDKTNLCTSDAGGIVLPGDQGNILLSVFLKLSPREEADREKTLAEAARAVYRFFTTPE from the coding sequence ATGATCCGTCCGGCCCTCCTCCTGTTGCTCGCCGCCGCGGCTTTCGGCCAGGAAAGCGGTGTCCAATCGCTTGCCAGCAAGGCCTTGGCCGCCGAGCTGACGCGCATCGAGCAGGAGTCCGGAGGCCAGCTCGGTCTAGCTGCTATCTGCCCGGAAAAGAACCTGCGCATCGGCTGGCGCGCGACGGACCGCTTCCCCCTGGCCGAACTCGCCCACCTGCCCGTCGCCATCCGCACCATGGCCCTGATGGAAGCGGGCCTCCTGCCCTTCCGCAAGTGGGTGCGGGTGGAACCCGGCTCCTACGTCTCGGGCCACAGCCCCATCCGCGACCGCTATCCCGAAGGCGCCGTCCTTACCATTGGTCAACTGCTCCGCTATGCCATCGCTGAGAATGACGCCAGCGCCAGCGACGTTCTGCTCACGTTGTCAGGCGGCCCGCAGCCCCTCACCTCCACCATGCAGCGTCTGGTCAAGGATGGCCTCCGCGTCGATCGCACAACCAAGGAAATGCGCGCCGACCTCGAGAAACTCGGCCCCCAGGCCATAGCCGCGGACCCTCGAGATTCCACCACGCCGGAAGCCTATACGGCGCTTCTCACTCTGGTCCACCGCCGCATGCTCCTCAAGCCCAAGCCCGCGGAACTCCTGCTGACGTGGCTCTCGGAGGCGAGTCAGAGCCCACAACGCCTGAAGGCGCTGCTCCCCGCGGACGTGCGGGTCTGGCATCTTCCCGCCACCTGCGGGGCAAAGGACAAAACGAATCTCTGCACCAGCGATGCAGGCGGCATCGTCCTGCCCGGAGACCAAGGCAACATTCTGCTGAGCGTCTTCCTGAAGCTCTCCCCGCGCGAGGAAGCAGACCGTGAGAAGACCCTGGCTGAAGCGGCCCGCGCCGTCTATCGCTTCTTCACGACGCCCGAGTAG
- a CDS encoding NADPH-dependent FMN reductase, with product MSLHPIRILALSGSLRANSSNKELLRAAVTLCPPGIDMLIYEGLGALPHFNPDHDGEQAEPGVTGWRSSLRSCDGVVFSVPEYAHGVPGSLKNALDWVVGGSEFVGKPVTLFNASPRGTYAQASLLETLTVMSANVVSEASVTLNPTGKPFSADEILANPELSALLRSAIESFVAAIRATKDAQ from the coding sequence ATGAGTCTCCACCCCATTCGAATCCTTGCGCTATCCGGCAGCCTCCGCGCGAACTCCTCGAACAAAGAGTTGCTCCGGGCGGCGGTCACGCTGTGCCCACCCGGGATTGACATGCTGATCTACGAGGGGCTTGGCGCGCTGCCCCACTTCAACCCCGACCACGACGGCGAGCAGGCGGAGCCAGGCGTCACCGGTTGGCGCTCGAGCCTGCGGAGTTGCGATGGCGTTGTGTTCTCCGTTCCCGAATACGCCCACGGAGTCCCCGGCTCCTTGAAGAATGCACTGGACTGGGTGGTGGGCGGGTCCGAATTTGTTGGCAAACCGGTTACCCTCTTCAATGCTTCGCCCCGCGGAACCTATGCGCAGGCATCTCTGCTGGAAACTCTCACGGTCATGTCCGCGAACGTGGTGTCGGAAGCCTCCGTCACCCTGAACCCCACGGGTAAGCCGTTCTCCGCGGACGAGATCCTGGCGAATCCTGAACTGTCCGCCCTGTTGCGCTCCGCCATCGAGTCCTTCGTGGCGGCTATCCGGGCGACGAAGGACGCACAGTAA
- a CDS encoding PQQ-dependent sugar dehydrogenase gives MKLARAALLLTSAISAWAQVNVGEQKPEPTLPFKMTTTANFELPWRIAFLPDGRMLVTEKIGPIWLVSAQGEKISALSGTPPVYWQGQNGMLGVFLSPTYATDQRIYITYIEPGDYGGGQALARAKLNLGRVPRLENFEVIWRQMPRGKGGQAGGQIAFSADGQYLYMSVGDRQRMTPAQDPDQPVGKILRLTLDGKPAPGNPNFGKTGAATIPLIDPPRNTELAKTAQPVSAYTFPGPNQTPAETWASGFRAPYGLAFSPAGELWEVEHGPRGGDELNLIEKGKNYGWPLVSYGKNYDEVPIPNPDTRPDLAKPVLYWVPVIAPGNLMFYHGKSTFPQWDGSGFVSGLASMSITRILFDGKGGAKTAERWEVGKRIRDVEQGPDGSLWMLEDANPGALIHVTPK, from the coding sequence ATGAAACTGGCGAGAGCGGCACTGCTACTCACCTCGGCCATTTCGGCTTGGGCCCAGGTCAACGTGGGCGAACAGAAACCCGAACCCACCTTGCCGTTCAAGATGACCACAACGGCCAACTTCGAACTGCCATGGCGCATCGCCTTCCTGCCGGATGGCCGCATGTTGGTCACCGAGAAGATCGGGCCCATCTGGCTGGTCTCCGCCCAGGGGGAAAAGATCTCTGCCCTCAGCGGGACGCCGCCCGTCTATTGGCAAGGTCAGAATGGCATGCTGGGTGTCTTCCTCTCGCCGACTTACGCTACCGACCAGCGCATCTACATCACCTACATCGAACCGGGCGACTACGGCGGAGGCCAGGCACTGGCCCGCGCCAAGCTGAATCTGGGCCGCGTCCCCCGGCTGGAGAATTTCGAAGTGATCTGGCGCCAGATGCCTCGCGGCAAGGGCGGCCAGGCGGGCGGCCAGATCGCCTTCTCCGCCGATGGTCAGTATTTGTACATGTCGGTGGGCGATCGCCAGCGCATGACGCCAGCACAGGATCCCGACCAGCCCGTCGGAAAGATTCTACGCCTGACGCTGGATGGCAAGCCCGCCCCGGGCAACCCCAACTTCGGCAAGACCGGCGCCGCGACCATCCCATTGATCGATCCACCGCGCAACACCGAACTCGCCAAGACAGCGCAGCCGGTCAGCGCCTACACCTTCCCCGGACCCAACCAGACGCCGGCCGAAACCTGGGCCAGCGGCTTCCGCGCCCCCTACGGCCTGGCCTTCTCGCCCGCCGGTGAACTGTGGGAAGTCGAACACGGCCCCCGCGGCGGCGACGAGTTGAACCTGATTGAAAAAGGCAAGAACTACGGCTGGCCGCTCGTCTCCTACGGCAAGAACTATGACGAGGTGCCGATTCCGAACCCCGACACCCGGCCCGACCTGGCGAAGCCTGTGCTCTATTGGGTGCCGGTGATCGCCCCCGGCAACCTGATGTTCTACCACGGCAAGAGCACCTTCCCGCAGTGGGACGGCAGCGGCTTCGTCAGCGGCCTTGCATCAATGTCGATCACTCGCATCCTCTTCGACGGCAAGGGCGGAGCCAAAACAGCCGAGCGCTGGGAAGTGGGCAAACGCATCCGCGATGTGGAACAGGGTCCCGATGGCTCACTGTGGATGCTGGAAGACGCCAATCCCGGCGCGCTGATCCACGTGACGCCGAAGTGA
- a CDS encoding cytochrome c3 family protein: MLLLAAGLHGQQQPIAYSHKTHLALGLKCNSCHKNADPGEAMGFPAESFCMSCHRTIKTGSPDIQKLTAAAKAKEPLPWGRVYRLPAYVYFSHRVHTSAGTACETCHGPVPQRDVITREVTHDMRSCIACHTAAKARQDCTACHEERQ; encoded by the coding sequence ATGTTGCTGCTGGCCGCGGGACTCCACGGCCAGCAGCAGCCAATTGCGTACAGCCACAAGACGCACTTGGCGTTGGGCCTGAAGTGCAACTCCTGCCACAAGAACGCGGACCCTGGCGAAGCGATGGGCTTCCCGGCGGAGTCGTTCTGCATGAGCTGTCATCGGACAATAAAGACGGGTAGTCCAGACATCCAGAAGCTGACCGCCGCCGCCAAGGCAAAGGAACCCCTCCCCTGGGGCCGTGTCTACCGGCTCCCGGCGTACGTCTACTTCAGCCACCGCGTGCACACGTCAGCCGGAACGGCCTGCGAAACCTGCCACGGCCCGGTGCCCCAGCGCGACGTCATCACCAGGGAAGTAACGCACGACATGCGATCCTGCATCGCGTGCCACACTGCGGCGAAAGCCCGGCAGGACTGTACCGCCTGCCACGAAGAACGTCAGTAG